The DNA region GGCGCCGCCAGCAGCAGGGCCAGGCAGGCCCAGGCGGACGCGCGGCGAGGGAGCCTCAGCACGCAGCCCGCGGCGACGGCCAACAACGCGGCCAGCACGCCCGAGGGCTCCGGCACGCTGGCGGCCATCACGGCGAAGGCGCCGGGGCCGTTCGCCGCGTCGTAGGCGGTTTGGAACAGGCCCACGTCGAAGATGCTATTCACGCCGTCACCGTCGAGGTCGCCCCGGCGGTAGGCCTGGGCCAGCGTGAGCCCGGCGAGGCTGGTCTCGGCGTTGGTGATGAGCGTGGTCCAGTCGGCCGCGGTCACTTGGCCGTCGAAGTTCAGGTCCCCCACGACAAAGCGATTGCCGGAGTTGCCGGTGAACGACACGTCGGCCGAGCGGGTGACCCCCCCCGCGAAGTTGAGCTTGAGCGTCAGGTCCTCAAACGGCGACTTGAGCCACACGCCGCTGGCCAGGTTGAGCACCACCGACTGGCCCACGGAGAGCGCTCCGCCGTTGGCGTCGAGTGCGCCCTCGGCGAGCGTCGAGGCCGTCGCGGTCTGGACCGACCAGGCGCCGTCGACGTCGACCGTCTTATTGCCGTTGACATCGTAGTTGCCAGCGACCGTCTTCCACCCGGCCGCGTTCAACGATCCGGCGGAGGACTCGATGGAGTACGAGAGCAGGTTGGGGAGCGCGACGCCCGTGTTGTTGACCAGCGTCAGCGCGCCGGTGTCTCGGTTCACGGTGGCGGTCAGGAAGTCGGAGAGCGGGTTGGTGGTAGAGACGGCGATCCGGTCGACCAGCACCTGCTCCTCGAACAGCACCGGCGCGAAGTTGCCGTCGCCGAAGAAGTTGTTCGCGGCGAAACGCACCGAGTTGGCGTCGCGTGTGGGCGCGATGGCGCCGAGCCCAAGAAACTGCGACGGGCTCGTGCCGTTCTTGTAGAACACCTTGTACGTGTCGTTGTCGAGGTTGGCCTCGAGGACCAGCGTGAAGGGGGCGGTTTGGTCGGTCGCCAGCGGCGCCACCTCCGCGATCGTCGTGCCGCCGATCCCGAGCGCACGGCCGGCGAGTTCGATGGTTCCCGCCGCGTTGCGGCGGATGACCGCCTCTGCGGTGATGGTGGCCCCGCTGATCCCGGTGTCGTCGTTCAGGAACGCGAACCGCACCTCCTCGGCCGCCCCGGGGGGGTCGGACTCGCGGAACGCCCAGCCCGCCATCCGCGCGACGAGGTAGAGTGATCCCGACGCAACGTTAGCGATCTGCAGGTGGGCCGTCGCCAGCCCCGGCGTTTCTTTGACGAGCCGGTAGGAACCGGCCTCGACCGTCGAGGGGCTGAACGCGGGGTTGTCGAGCACGAGCGACGTCGTCCAGTTGTTGCCGGGATTCACCGAGTTCGCAGCAGTGTTGAGCTCCGTGCCGTTGGCGTCGCTGAACTCGAACGCCTGGAGGTCGACGGCGCTGGCCGCGCCCACGGGGAGCAGCCAGGCGACGCAGCACGCCGCGAGCAGGTTCCGGAAAGACGTTTCGCTTAGCATTTCAGGCCTCGGAAGGGCGGGGTTCGGCAGGCGCCGTAGACGCACAGGGTTAACAGGACGCCCGCCGCCAGCCGAGACGCCGAGGGCTCCGGGACGGCGGCGAACAAACGGGCGAAGGCGGCGGGTCCGTGGGTGGCGGTGTAGGCGTGCTGGAAGATCCCAAAGTCGGCGATGCTGTTCACGCCGTCGCCGTCCAGGTCGCCGCGCAGGTAGGCGTCGGCGGCGGGCAGCATCGACAGGTCGGTCTCGGCGCCCGCGATCATGCGCGACCAGTCGGCCCCGTCGAGCCGGCCGTCGAGGTTCAGGTCGGCGAACACCAGCAGCGCGTCGGCGAGCGCCAGCCCCCAGCTCTCGCCCATAGCCAGGAAGCGGTCCTCGTTCTCCCCCGCGATAAACTGCGTCTCGAACGTGATCGAGAAGCCGGCGCCCAGCGTGTCGCGGCCGAACTTGGCCGTGGTGTCGTCCACCAGCAGGGCGTTGCGCGTGAGCACCTGCGGCTCGCGGGCGAGGAAGCTCTGCCACAGCGGGTCGGACTGCATCGCCGGGAGCACGAACCCGTAGTGGCCGTCCTTGCCGTCGACGGTCGAGTGGAAGTCGATCAGGTAGTCGGCGGCGCCGCCGGTGTCGGAGATCATCGCGGCGCCCACTTCTTGCAGCTCGGCGATGCCGCCGTAGCCGGGGGCCGCCCAGTAGCGGTTGGGGTCGTCGTCTGGTCGGGCGACGGTGCCGCGGTTGTAGCCGGCCAGCCGCCCGTCCGGGTTGACCATCGGGTAGACGAACAGGTCGGACGCCTTGCGCAGCAGCCCCGCCTGCAGCGAGTCCCCCACCAAGAAGTCGACCAGCCCTTCCAGCACGAGGTTC from Pirellulimonas nuda includes:
- a CDS encoding M14 family zinc carboxypeptidase, which gives rise to MPRGGTEPRQPAARRRYVVWLCVTAGLATPLRPGLAVTLSADFDSASLDVAASSLSGGVINLVGRDNYNTGDWKWLYFLASDLPTPAPTFRIDDDFAGGGSNLVGHAMAYSYDQQHWEFFDNNVRNAGAGAFTFWNDAAFTGPEVYVAYGIPYPRSRAAQHTATVAASGWVLPTLSGGGSLAVGLSPGGVDDLGRTIAPSELSGYRIVDPVGAASRPQVVLTSGVHANETLGNLVLEGLVDFLVGDSLQAGLLRKASDLFVYPMVNPDGRLAGYNRGTVARPDDDPNRYWAAPGYGGIAELQEVGAAMISDTGGAADYLIDFHSTVDGKDGHYGFVLPAMQSDPLWQSFLAREPQVLTRNALLVDDTTAKFGRDTLGAGFSITFETQFIAGENEDRFLAMGESWGLALADALLVFADLNLDGRLDGADWSRMIAGAETDLSMLPAADAYLRGDLDGDGVNSIADFGIFQHAYTATHGPAAFARLFAAVPEPSASRLAAGVLLTLCVYGACRTPPFRGLKC